The nucleotide window GCGCGACGTCACGATCAACGGCAAGGTCGAGGTCTACAACCGCTGCCGTCCCAACGCCGACGGCACGAACAACTGCATCGCCCTGGACAACTTCTGGCGGTCGGTCTCGAACTTCCACCTCAACATCAACGCCGCCGGCCAGGACGGCTGCCGGGGCACCGCCAACTTCTTCGCCGTCTCCCAGGCCTCACCGATGCGCCGGGTCGAGGTCAGCGGCGGCACCCTGTCGCTGATGGACTACTGCACCGATGGGCCGCAGTACGCCAGCGGCGGCTTCATCGCCGACACCCTGGCCGGCACGGTCGTCAACGGGTCGCAGCAGCAGTGGCTGACCCGCAACAGCACGATCGGCAGCTGGTCCAACGGCGTGTGGAACCAGGTGTTCTCCGGTGTCGAGGGCGCGCCCAGCGAGGCCAGTTTCCCCGACCCGCCGTACACCACGGTGGAGAAGACCCCGGTCAGCCGGGAGAAGCCCTACCTGTTCGTCGACGCGAAGGGCGCCTACCAGGTCCGCGTCCCCTCGGCCCAGAAGGACTCCCGCGGCGTGAGCTGGGCGAACGGCCTGACCGCCGGTCGCACGGTCCCGCTGACCGACTTCTTCATCGCGAAGCCGACCACCAGCGTGCAGGAGATCAACGCCCAGCTGGCCCGCGGCAAGGACCTGCTGCTCACCCCCGGCGTCTATGACGTCGCGCAGAGCATCGCCGTCAAGCGCGCCGACACCGTCGTCCTGGGCCTCGGCCTCGCCACGCTCACCGCGGTGGACGGCGCGGTGCCGATGACCGTCGCCGACGTCCCCGGTGTGGTCGTCGCCGGCGTCACCATCGACGCCGGCACGAAGGAGTCGCCGGTGCTGCTGGAGGTCGGCAAGAAGAACGGCAACAACAGCCCGAAGAAGAGCGGTGCGACCAACCCGACGACGCTGTCGGACGTCTTCTTCCGCGTCGGTGGCCCGCACGTGGGCAAGGCCGACACCGCCCTGGTGGTCAACAGCGACCACGTGCTCGTCGACCACACCTGGGTGTGGCGCGCCGACCACGGGGTGGAGGGCTTCACCAACGGCTACCTCGGTGACACCGACCGCTGGCGCACCAACACCGGCCGCACCGGTGTGGTCGTCAACGGTGACGACGTCACCGCGACCGGCCTGTTCGTCGAGCACTTCCAGCAGCACAGCACCGTCTGGAACGGCGAGCGCGGCCGGGTCGTGCTGTACCAGAACGAGATCCCGTACGACCCGCCGTCGCAGGCCGACTGGAAGGAGCCGAACGGCACGCTCGGCTGGGCCGGCTACAAGGTCGGGGACAACGTGAAGACGCACCGGCTGGACGGCGGTGGCGTCTACGGCTACCAGCGCAACGCCGCCCCCGGCATCACCACGGCCATGGGCTTCGAGGTCCCGACGACCCCGGGCGTGCAGCTGCACCACGTCATGACCGTGCACCTGGACGGCATCGGCGTGATCCAGCACGTGGTCAACGGCGTGGGCGCCCAGGCGGACTCCAGCAACGGTGGGAAGCCGCGGTACCTCGCGGACTACCCGGTGCGCTGACCCGGCGCTGAGGCAGGACCCGGTGGGCCGGAGCGGACGTCCGCTCCGGCCCACCGGCACGTCCGGGTCAGGCCGACTCCCGCACCACCAGCTGCAGGACGTCGGTGGGGTGTGCCGGCGCAGGGCGGCCGTCCAGCGCCGCGATCACCGAGTCCGACAGGAACCGGGCCTGCACCCCGGCGGACTGGGACACGGTGGTCAGCGGGGGAGAGGCGAGCCGGGCGGCCGTGACGTCGTCCACCCCGATCACCGCGACATCGTCGGGCACCCGCAACCCCTCAGCCCGGGCCCCGGCGAGGACGGCGAGCGCGACCTCGTCGTTGTAGGCGGCGACCGCGTCCACCGGGTCGGGCCCGGCCCGCAGCGCACGCACCGCCTCCCGCCCGGACCCGGCGGACAGGTCGACGGCCTGCACCCGCGGGGCGGGCAGGCCCAGCCGGGCGCACTCCTCGCGGACCCCGGCCAGCCGTGGGACGGCGAAGTCGCCCAGCCGGGGATCGGTGGTGGAGGCGTAGCCCAGGACGCGGTGCCCGGCGCCCACGAGGTGCTGCACCTGCAGCCGCCCCACCTGGGTCTGCCCGACGGAGAAGGCGCCGGGTCGGCGGGGCTCCTCGTCGAGCACGGTGGCGACCACCTGGATTCCGGCCCGGTGCATGCCGGCCTCCTCCTCGTCGGAGAAGCCGGTGAAGCCCACGACGGCCCGCGGGGTCACCGCTCGCCACAGGTCCGACAGCGGTCGCGGCCCGCGCGAGTGGTGCACCAGCACCGACAGGTCACGCGCGGCGAGCTCCCGGGTGAGGTGGTCCAGCAGCGCGTCGACCACCGGGCCGACCGGCCAGTCCGGCAGGACGCACAGCACCAGGTCGCTGCGCCCGCTGCGCAGCGTGCGGGCCGCCGCCGAGGGGGAGTAGCCGAGCCGGTCGGCCGCGGCGCGCACCCGCCGCCGGGTCTCCTCGGAGATCACCGTGCCGGTGGTGTCGTTGAGGACGTAGCTGACCGTGGTGCGGGAGACCCCGCTCTCCCGCGCGACGTCCGCGCTGGTCACCCGTGGCACGCCCGCTCCTCCCACCGTGCCGGGGTCGGCCCCGGCACGGCCATCCTGCCGGACCGGTGCGTCCCCCGGGCGGCTCAGACGAGCTTGAGGGTGAGCGCGGCCCGGCCGGCCTCGGTGCGGGCGGTGGCCATCCGCTCCGGTGACGGTGTGCCGTACTCCGTCGTCCGCTGGCGGGCCGGGCGGCCGATGCCGGCGGCCATGGCCTCCAGTTCGGCGATGGTCTTCAGCGACCCGTTGCCCGAGCCCGCCATCCGGCTGATGGTCTCCTCCATCAACGTGCCGCCCAGGTCGTTGGCGCCACCGTCCAGCATCGTCTGCGTGCCGGTGTCGCCGAGCTTGACCCACGAGGTCTGGATGTTGTCGATCCGCCCGTGCAGCAGCAGCCGGGCGACCGCGTGCACCGCCCGGTTCTCCCGGTTGGTGGGCCCCGGCCGGGCGACGCCGGCCAGGTAGATGGGGGAGTTGTGGTGCACGAACGGCAGCAGCACGAACTCGCGGAAGCCGCCGGTCTCGTCCTGCAGGGCGGCCAGGGTGCGCAGGTGCCCGACCCAGTGGGCGGGGGTGTCGACGTGGCCGTACATCATCGTCGAGGTCGTCGGCAGGCCCACCTGGTGCGCCGTCCGCACGATCTCCAGCCAGGTCGCGGTGGGCAGCTTGCCCTTGGTGAGCACCCAGCGGACGTCGTCGTCGAGGATCTCCGCCGCCGTCCCGGGCAGGCTGTCGACGCCGGCCTCCTTCGCGGCGGTGAGGAAGTCGCGGAAGCTCAGCCCGGTGCGCGCCGACCCGTTCACGACCTCCATGGGTGAGAACGCGTGCAGGTGGATGTCGGGACGGCGGGACTTCACCCCCCGCGCGAGGTCGAGGTAGGCGGTGCCGGGCAGGTCGGGGTGGATGCCGCCCTGCATGCAGATCTCGGTCGCCCCGCCGGCCCACGCCTCGTCGACCCGGTCGCCGACCTGCTGCATCGACAGGGTGAAGGCGTCGGCGTCGGTGCGCCGCTGGGCGAAGGCGCAGAACCGGCAGCCGGTGTAGCAGACGTTGGTGAAGTTGACGTTCCGGTTCACCACGTAGGTGACGTCGTCGCCGTTGACGTCTCGGCGGACGGCGTCAGCCAGCGCGGCCAGCGCGTCGAGGTCGGTGCCGTCGGCGCCCAGCAGTGCCAGGTACTCGGCGTCGGAGAGCCCCGCCGGGTCGGTCTCGGCGTGCCGCAGCGCGGCGTGCACGGCCGGGTCGCCGGCCGCGATCGCGGTCGAGTGCCCGTCGCGGGCCCTCTCGGTGCGGGAACGCAGCTCGGCCCAGTCGCCGTAGACGGCGTCGAAGTCGCTGCGCCGGTCGCCGGTGCGCCCGACGGTGTCGATCTCGGTGTGCAGGTCCACCCGCCCGGACGCCGTCCAGGCCTCGTCCGGCTCCTGCCAGGGCAGACCGACCGGGAGGCGGCCCTCGACGGCCAGCCCGTCGGGGCCGGCGAGCGCGGACACGTGCGGGCGCACCCGCGGGTCCAGCCACGGCTCGGGCTGCAGCACGAAGCCGGGCTGGGCGGCCAGCCGCTCGCGCAGCGTGAACCCGGCGTCGGCGGTCAGCTGGGCCAGCTTGTCGATGTTCGGCCACGGGCGCTCGGGGTTGACGTGGTCGGGCGTGAGCGGGGAGACGCCGCCCCAGTCGTCGACCCCGGCGCGCAGCAGCAGGCCCAGTTCGGTGGAGTCGGAGAGGTTCGGCGGTGCCTGCACCCGGGCGGCCGGGCCGAGGACCAGCCGGCTCACGGCGACCGAGGCGACGTACTCCTGCAGCGCCAGGTCGTCGGTGCCGGCCATCGCGGTGCGCGGCTTGGCCCGGAAGTTCTGGACGATGACCTCCTGGACGTGCCCGTGCCGGCGCGCCGAGGCCCGGATCTCGGCGAGCGCGTCGACCCGCTCGGCGTAGGTCTCGCCGATGCCCAGCAGCACGCCGGTGGTGAACGGGACGGCGGAGCGGCCGGCGTCCTCGAGCACCCGCAGCCGCACGGCGGGGTCCTTGTCGGGGGAACCGAAGTGCGGCCCGCCCTTCTCCGACCACAGCCGCGTGGCCGTCGTCTCCAGCATCATGCCCATCGACGCCGCGACCGGCTTGAGCCGCTGGATCTCCTCCCAGCTCAGCACGCCGGGGTTGAGGTGCGGCAGCAGCCCGGTCTCCTCCAGCACCCGGATCGCCATCGCCCGCAGGTAGCCCAGCGTGGAGTCGAAGCCGTGCGCCTCCAGCCACTCGGCCGCGACCGGCCAGCGGTCCTCCGGGCGGTCGCCGAGGGTGAACAGCGCCTCCTTGCACCCCAGCGCCGCACCCTGGCGGGCGATGTCCAGCACCTCGTCGGGGGAGAGGAACGGGGCCTTGCCCTCGGCGCGCAGCTGGCCGGGCGTGGTCACGAACGTGCAGTAGTGGCAGCGGTCGCGGCACAGGTGGGTGAGCGGGATGAACACCTTGCGGCTGTAGGTCACCACGCCGGGGCGACCGGCGGAGGCCAGCCCGGCGTCGCGCACCCGGGCGGCGGTGGTCAGCAGCCGGTCGAGCGGCTCGCCCTCGGCCAGGCCGCGGGCGTGCATCAGGGTCTCGGCCTCGGTGGCGTCGAGGGTCACGCCACGTTCGGCACGCACCAGCGCGCGGTTGAGGGCGGAGGCGGACGGGGCGGGGAGGGAACCAGTCATCGCAGCGACGACGCTAGTCCCGGCATGTGACAGGCGCGTTCCCGCGTCCGTCAGCCGGGGGGTGAGCCGCGCAGCCGGGGGGTGCGCCGCGGTCGACGACGGCGCACCAGGCGGGGGCGGCGCACCTCCGCCGGGTCGCCCTACGGACGGCGGAGGGGCTGGCCGGCGCCGTCGGTGAACCGGCCGCGCAGCCGCAGCAGCGGGTCGCCGTCACCGAGCACGGGCACGTCCTCGACCTGCAGCAGGACGACGACGTGGTCACCGGCCTCGACCACCGAGTGCACGGTGCAGTCCAGCGCGGCCAGGGCCCCGTCCAGCACGATCGCGTCGCTGACCGGTGCGCGGTGCCAGGGCACGGACTCCAGCAGGTGCCGGGCACTGGGCCGCCCGGCGGAGGAGAACCGGCTGGCCAGGATCGCCTGCGACGCCCCGAGCACGTTCACCGCGCAGGAGCCCACCGCCTGCAGCACCTCGGCCGGGTAGCCCTCGGTGGACAGCCCGATCGCGACCAGCGGCGGGTCGGCCGACACGCTCATCATCGACGTCACCGTCGTCCCGACGTCGTCCATGTCGTCGTGCACGGTCAGCAGCACGACCCCGGCCGCGTACTGGCGCAGGGCGGCGGCGAACTGCGGAGCATCGACAGGCACGGGGGTCAGTCGACCACAATGCAGTCGTGACCACTGGTGAGCAGAGCTACGACGTCATCGTCATCGGAGCGGGGTCGACGGGGGAGAACGTCGCCGACATCGCCGTGCGGGGCGGGCTGACCGCCGTCCTCGTGGAGAGCGAACTGGTCGGCGGGGAGTGCTCGTACTGGGCGTGCATGCCCAGCAAGACGCTGCTGCGCGGCAGCGAGGTGCTCAGCGCCGCCCGCGCCGTCTCCGGCGCGGCAGCCGCGGTGACCGGCGAGCAGGACGTCGCTGCGACGCTGGCCCGCCGCGACTCCTTCACCAGCAATTGGGACGACGCCAGCCAGGTCGAGTGGGTCGAGAAGAGCAACATCGCGCTGGTGCGCGGCAAGGGCCGCCTGGACGGCGAGAAGCGGGTCGTCGTGACCCAGCCCGACGGCACCGAGGTGGTGCTCACCGCCCGCCACGCGGTGGCCGTGTGCACCGGCTCGCGCGCCGCCGTCCCGCCGGTCGACGGGCTGGCCGACGTCACGCCGTGGACCCCGCGGGAGTCCACCAGCGCGAAGGAGGTGCCCGGCCGGCTGCTGGTCATCGGTGGCGGCTACGTGGGCTGCGAGATGTCCACCGCTTGGCAGCAGCTGGGCTCGGCGGTGACCCTCTTCCAGCACAACGAGCGGCTGCTGCCGCACCTGGAGCCCGCCGCCGGGGACGCCGTCGAGGCCTCGCTGCGCGACCTGGGCGTCGACGTCCACCTCGGCGTGGAGGTGCAGTCGGTGCGGCGTGAGGGCGGCGAGGTCGTGCTCACCAGCTCCGACGGGGAGTTCCGCGGCGACGAGGTGCTGGTCGCCGTCGGCCGTGCGGCCAACACCGACGAGATCGGGCTGGAGACCGTGGGCCTGGAGCCCAAGGGGTACCTGGACGTCGACGAGTCGCTGCAGGTGCCCGGCACGCCGTGGCTCTACGGCGTGGGCGACGTCAACGGCCGCCAGCAGCTGACCCACATGGGCAAGTACCAGGCCCGCCAGGCGGGTGCCGCGATCGTCGCCCGGGCCCGCGGCGAGCAGGTCGACCTGTCCGACTGGTCGCCGTTCGTGGCCACCGCCGACCGGCGGGCCACCCCCAGCGTCGTCTTCACCGACCCGCAGGTCGCCGCCGTCGGCATGACCGCCGCCGAGGCGGACAAGGCGGGCCTGCCGCACCGGGTCGTGGAGTACCCGATCGGCAGCGTCGCGGGTGCCGCCGTGCACGCCGACGGCTACACCGGCACCGCGATCGCCGTCGTCGACACCGAGCGCGAGGTGCTGCTCGGCGTCACCTTCGTCGGCGCGGGCGTGGCGGAGCTGCTGCACTCGGCGACCATCGCGGTGGTCGGTGAGGTGCCGATCGCCCGGCTGTGGCACGCGGTGCCGTCCTACCCGACGATCAGCGAGATCTGGCTGCGCCTGCTCGAGACCTACCGGGGCTGAGGCGTGCACGGTGGGAGCCGCATCGGGCTCGTGCTGCACCCCTTCCGGGACTGCGCCGGCGCCGTCGACCAGGTGACCGCCTGGACGACGGCGCACGGCGTCGAGCTGGTCGCCAGCACCGAGGACGTGGCCAGGCTGCAGCTGCAGGGGGTCACCCCGGTCGACCTCACCGAGCTGGCGACCAGCTGCGACGGCATCATCGCCCTGGGCGGTGACGGCACGCTGCTCGGCGCGATGCGCCTGGTGGTCGACGACCCCGTCCCGGTGCTGGGCGTCAACTTCGGCCGGCTCGGCTTCCTCACCGAGGTGGAGGGGCGCGAGCTCGAGGGCGCGCTCACCGCGATGGCCGAGGGCCGCTCGACCCTGGAGTCGCGCAGCTGCCTGGTCGTGCGCGGCCCGGGCTGGGAGACCGTGGCCTTCAACGACGTCGTGGTCGCCCGGGTGCCGGGGGAGGGGATGGTCGACGCCACCCTGTCGGTGGCCGGCCGCCGGTACGGGCACTACCGCTGCGACGCGCTGATCATCTCCACCCCCATGGGCTCGACGGCCTACAACTACGCCGCGGGCGGGCCGGTCATGTCCCCGGGTGCCGAGGGCGTGCTGGTCACCCCCTCGGCACCGCTGAACGGCATCGACCGCACGCTGGTGCTGGGTCCGCACGAGCCGCTGCACCTGACGCTGCCGGAGGACGCCGGGCGGCCGGCCGTCGAGGTCGACGGGCTGGTGGTCGGCCGGCTGGGTCCCGGCGACGAGCTGCACGTCTCCGCCCGCGCCGACGCCGGGCTGCTGGTCCGGCTCGACGACTGGCTGGCCGCCGACCGCAGCCGGGTCAAGCTCTCGCTGCTGGACCTGCCGCTGCTGCCCGAGGAGCTGGCCGAGCTGCTGCCCGACGAGCTGCGCCGCCGCCAGCCCGGCGGGGTCACGCCCCCGGGCAGCACCCCCTCCACGCCGCCGTCCCGGCGCGACTGACCGGGCGGCGAGCGGCCGCTACGGCAGCGGGAAGGGCTCGTCGTCGGGGGCGGGGAGGTCGCCGTCGACGGTGGCGGTGACGGTCATCCCGACCAGCACGGCCTGCCCGCCGAACAGCGACAGGAACGCGGTGTCGGCGGCGTCGCGGCCCGAGCAGATGCGCACCAGCGCCGACGTGGGGGCCAGCCGGGTCGCGTCCACGGTCCGCCAGACGCCGTCGACGTCGGCCTCGACCACGGCGTGGAAGTCCATCGGGGACAGCCCCGGGGCGTAGACGGCGACCAGTCGGGCGGGCACCTCCAGCGCCCGGAGCATCGTGATGGTCAGGTGCGCGTAGTCGCGGCACACGCCCCGGCCCAGCAGCAGGGTGTCGACCGCGGTGTCGACCGAGCGGCTGGAGCCGGAGACGTAGCTCAGCCGCCGCGCGACCCAGGCGGCGACGGAGGCGACCAGTTCGGCGCGTGGCAGCGACCGGTCGAACTCGGTGCCGGCGTAGCCCTCCAGCTGGTCCGAGGGGCAGTACCGGCTGGGCCGCACGAACTCCGCCCACTCGGCCGGCGTGACCTCCCGCGGGCTGCCCGCGGACTCCACCTGCGCGGTGTAGGCGACCACCGTCTCCCCGGCCGGCACCTGCAGCCGGTGCACCCGCGCCCCGGGGACGGCGATCTCCTCGACCGGCACCGGGGAGCCGCCGCCGAGCACGGTCAGCTGCTCGGTCAGCGGCGCGGCCACGGCGACCTGCAGCAGCGCGGTCGCCGGCGCGGGGGAGGAGACGGTGAGGGTGCAGGCCACGTCGGTGCGCATGACCCCAGATCCTCACTGCCGGATGTGTCGGGCAGGAGACGGCTGCGTTGTGCGTTCGGCCACCCGCCTCCGACCCCACGTCGTGTGCCGCCGTCCGGGTCGTGGTGCAGTAGGGGCGTGCAGCCGGGCAGCGACCGTCGGACGTGGCAGCGCTACATCGCGCTGGGGGACTCCTTCACCGAGGGGTTGAGCGACCCCGACCCGGGCGGCCCCGACGCCTTCCGCGGCTGGGCCGACCGGCTGGCCGAGCACCTCGCCGCCGCCGCGCCCACGGGCACGGTCGAGTACGCCAACCTGGCGATCCGCGGCCGGCTGCTGCCCCAGGTGCTCGCCGAGCAGGTGCCCGTCGCGCTGGCCGCGCAGCCGGACCTGGTGAGCCTGGTCGCCGGCGGCAACGACCTGCTGCGGCCGGGCGCGGACCCCGACCGGCTGGCCGCGGACCTCGAGGCGGCGGTGGTGCGCTTCCGGGAGGCCGGGGCCGACGTCCTGCTGGCCACCGGCGTCGACCCGCGGCAGACCCCGATCATCCGGCGCACCCGCGGCCGGGTCGCGGTGTTCAACTCCCACCTGTGGTCGATCGCCGCCCGGCAGGGCGCCGTGGTGCTCGACCAGTGGGGCGCGGCGTGGGTCCAGGACGCCCGGATGTGGGACCAGGGCGACCGCATCCACCTCACCGTCGAGGGACACCGGCGCACCGCGCTGGCGGCCGCCGCGGCACTGGGCGTGCCGGTCGACGGGGACGGCACCGACTGGCGGACGCCGCTGGAACCGGCCCCGCCGCGGCCGACCCGCGAGGTGCTGGCACAGGAGGCCGCCTGGGTGCGCGGCTTCGTGGTGCCGTGGATCGGCCGGCGGCTGCGCGGACGCTCCTCCGGGGACGGCCGGACGCCGAAGCGGCCCGACCTGCAGCCCGTGCACGCCCCCGCCGCACGCGTCGGCTGAACGGACCGGCCGGCGTCGCCGGCCGGTCCACCCGGGCCTCAGGTGCGGCCGACCTCCGGGAGGTCACCGGTCGCGGGCGGGCCGAGGCGCTGGGTGAAGGACTCCAGCCACGGGCGCAGCCCGGACAGGTCGGTGGCGTCGGCGCCGAGGTCGCGCAGGTCGCCGATCTCGGCGGCCTCCCGCGGCTCGGGCACGAACGGGTCGGCGACGCCGTTGGCGGCCAGCAGCTCGCGCAGCTCCAGGAAGGCGCGCGAGGGCCGGATCACCGAGGGGTCGAAGTCGCCGTCCACGGCGGGCTCCGGCTCCGGCTCCGGCTCGGGCTCGGCAGCCGGGGCGGGGAAGACCCCGGTGCCCGGCAGTGCGAAGGCGTCCAGCTCCGGGACGGCCGCCGTGCCCCGCGCCGGCTCCGGGGTCCAGCGGGAACCGGCCTGCTCGCCGTCCTCGCCGCCACCCAGCGCTGCGTCGTCCAGCTCGTCGTCGTCCAGCTCGTCGACGTCGCTGAGGACGTCGGCCGGCAGCGCGAACGGCGCGTCGAAGGCCAGCGAGCCGGGCAGGCCCGTGGGCGTCGGGCCGGTGGGCGGACCGGTGAGCTGGCTGAGGTCCGGCGGGGCGTCCAGGTCCTCCAGCTCGCGGGCCGGCAGCGGTGCCGGGCGGCCGAAGGCGTAGCCCTGGGCCATCGAGCAGCCGTGCTCGAGCAGCCACTTGGCCTGCTCGCCGTCCTCGATGCCCTCGGCGATGACCTGCAGGCCCATGCCGGCGCCCAGCTGCAGCAGCCCCTGCACCAGCGCCGCGGTCGCCGGCTGCCCGACGACGTCGGCGACGAAGGAGCGGTCGATCTTCAGCGTGTGGATCGGCAGCCGGTGCAGCGCGGTGATCGCGGAGTAACCGGTGCCGAAGTCGTCCAGCGCCAGCGTCACGCCGGTCTCGGTGACCGAGTCGACCGCGTGCAGCGTGGCGTCGGCGGCGAACAGCGCCGTCGACTCGGTGATCTCCAGCTCCAGCCGCTCCGGCGCCAGGCCGGACTGGGCCAGCGCGTCGGCGACCAGCTCCACGAAGCCCGCCTCGGCCAGGTGCCGGGCGGAGATGTTGACGTGCACGCGCAGCTCGGGGTCCCAGCCGGCGGCGTCCCAGCAGGCCTGGTGGAGCACCCAGGCGCCCAGCCGGGAGGTGAGCCGGTTGTCCTCGGCCGCGGAGAGGAACGCCGCGGGCGGGAGCAGCCCGCGGGTGGGGTGCTGCCAGCGGATGAGCGCCTCGTAGCCCAGCAGGTGCTCGTCGGACAGCGCGACGATCGGTTGGTAGAACAGCCGCAGCTCGCCGGACTCCAGCGCGTGGCGCAGGTCGGTCTCCAGCTGCAGCTGGTCGACGTAGCCCTCGGTCAGGTCGCCGTCGTGCAGCTCGATCCGGCCCCGGCCACCGCTGGCCTTGGCCCGGGCGAGCGCGCCGTGCGCCTGGCGCAGCAGCGCCTCGGGGGAGATGTCCGAGCCCAGGGTCATGCCGACGCTGGCGGACAGGGTGATCTCCCGGCCCTGCACGTGGAAGGGCTCGTCGAGCACGCTGAGCAGGCGGTCGGCCAGGGTGCGCAGCGCCTCGACGTCCTCGACGTCCTCGGCGAGCACGAGGAACTCGTCGGCACCGAAGCGCACGGCGGTGTCCTCGACGCGGGTGCTCCAGCGCAGCCGGTCGGCGACCTGGCACAGCAGCTGGTCCCCGCCCTCGTGGCCGAGGGAGTCGTTGACCGCGGTGAACCGGTCGATGTCCAGGTGGAGCAGGCCGACCTGGGTCTCGCGGCGTCCGGAGACGGCGAGGGCGTGCTGCAGCCGCTCGGTGAGCGCGCGGCGGTTGGGCAGGCCGGTGAGCGGGTCGATGAAGGCGCGGCGCACCAGGTCGTCCTCGGCCCGGCGGCGGTCGGTCACGTCGACCAGGGACAGGACGACGAAGTGCAGGTCGCCGTTGCTGCGGTGGATGAGCTCGCGGCTCTGCTCGACCCACAGGCTCTCGCCGTCGGCGCGCTGCAGCCGGCGCTCGCCGAGGACCTGCAGCTGCGGGTCCAGCAGCGTGGTGCCCAGCACGTGCTCGGCGGCCAGGTCGCCCAGCGGGACGTCGTCGGGGTGGGTGA belongs to Modestobacter sp. L9-4 and includes:
- a CDS encoding bifunctional diguanylate cyclase/phosphodiesterase, with product MGEAVEVTTSVPESPRAAAPDGTAGQRLRAADVLLADRGQLFRALFLSAPVAQAVVDAGGRLLVVNPALCELTGRTSGELVGRHLDLLTHPDDVPLGDLAAEHVLGTTLLDPQLQVLGERRLQRADGESLWVEQSRELIHRSNGDLHFVVLSLVDVTDRRRAEDDLVRRAFIDPLTGLPNRRALTERLQHALAVSGRRETQVGLLHLDIDRFTAVNDSLGHEGGDQLLCQVADRLRWSTRVEDTAVRFGADEFLVLAEDVEDVEALRTLADRLLSVLDEPFHVQGREITLSASVGMTLGSDISPEALLRQAHGALARAKASGGRGRIELHDGDLTEGYVDQLQLETDLRHALESGELRLFYQPIVALSDEHLLGYEALIRWQHPTRGLLPPAAFLSAAEDNRLTSRLGAWVLHQACWDAAGWDPELRVHVNISARHLAEAGFVELVADALAQSGLAPERLELEITESTALFAADATLHAVDSVTETGVTLALDDFGTGYSAITALHRLPIHTLKIDRSFVADVVGQPATAALVQGLLQLGAGMGLQVIAEGIEDGEQAKWLLEHGCSMAQGYAFGRPAPLPARELEDLDAPPDLSQLTGPPTGPTPTGLPGSLAFDAPFALPADVLSDVDELDDDELDDAALGGGEDGEQAGSRWTPEPARGTAAVPELDAFALPGTGVFPAPAAEPEPEPEPEPAVDGDFDPSVIRPSRAFLELRELLAANGVADPFVPEPREAAEIGDLRDLGADATDLSGLRPWLESFTQRLGPPATGDLPEVGRT